In the genome of Lactuca sativa cultivar Salinas chromosome 3, Lsat_Salinas_v11, whole genome shotgun sequence, the window CAATGGGTGGTGCAAACTCCCGATCAAACCTCCTCACAAACTCCTTCCATGTCATCTCAGCCTCCCGTGCTGATGCCACCTCATGAGTCatctcctcccaccagtcttgtGCCCGATCGTTCAACATACAAGATGTGAACCCCACATTGGCCGTATCAGGGCAAGAACTCGTGCGCTGGGCATTTTCTATGCATACTACCCAATGTCGGCTAATGATGGGATCCCGGACCGCGAAGAACTCAGACgctccacatgccttgaactccttGAACGAGGGAGCTTGGGCCCCAATCTGGCTTGCAGAgcctctcctccatgatctccatcatgcCCTCCTTGACGGTATCGAAAATCACTAGGGTAGCATCAAGGATGCCACGAGTAACCACGGTTGCGTTAAGATCGCACAACCTCTCATCCATGGGCTCTGCACCGGAGCTcgaacctgatcctgaacctcgtgtgatcatcaccatcctcaactGAAAATATCACAAATAACCAAGATAAGGAAATCAAAAGGGATTCCTCCACACCATCCTCCTAAGAACTACTAGGTATGGCATTGCTTCAAGTATAGGTCATGTTctttcgatagtacgggcccaatacttccttccacacctacatgtaccttccCAAGGCCAAACCTGATATCCCTAAATCACCCAATCACAAATCATAACCCATAAACACGACTTTAACTCTGATCCTAGTCTGCCTTAGGAGACTCAACCCTCACTAAACTAGAAATCTAGATTAATCATAACAGGTTcccttatgcatgcaagttatacacaaagaGAAACATATAGACTGTCAAACAATGCTTCTACcctaaaccacaaccaaacaaggaatatgaATAAGGCAGACTGCCTTATTCTAGGACTATGTAATCCAtactagcatatatatatatatatatatatatatatatataatatcatgACTAAAACATTGGTAATACTTACTTGAGATCAACCGATTACTTGCATTGCATTCTCCCATTTTcttctaaaattgttttcaagaaaTTACAATTTGGTTTATTTCTGAAAAGCTATTGTTACcattcccttagtttgagttctgacCTACTCAGAAGTGTGtctgaatctctcaaaccaaggctctgataccaagttgtaacagtcaaattttcataaatgttttaaacttttattttCATAACCTCAACCATAGTAATTATAAAAATCCCAATACATATCCATGCTATTTTGAAAATTCAGAGTACAAAGAGTTAAATGTGAAAACATCGGAGAATGCATAACTCGTCATCAAACCGGGCCCTTGCCCTTATcaatagaagtacctgaaacatacaaATAAATTGTAAGAACAAGCTTAGTTTTTCCCAATCACACaaatcagataatcacataattccatgctcatacatatacatacaaattgccATGGACTCCCACCATGGTCTTCAATGGAATGCGGTGGGCTGcccccatggtcttatatcctTATGCCATGGGTTCCCAGATGATCTTGACATGTGCCATAGGCTCCCATACGGTCTTCACATAAGCCCATACATACATCAAGTAACATACCATTTCCCATACATTACAAACATATCATATCAATTAATTGGTCGGtcttggtgccttggacccatGAGTGTGGTGAGAAGACCCACATCAATACTTGCACGAAAGCTGACTAGGTCGACGTTCTAATATCTGTTATAGACAACCCTAAAACATAAACAATTTCCTTAATTGCAACTCAACATGCCCTAAAACCCATAaaggttaaacttggtcaaagccaaggtcaaaggtcaaagtcaatgtccttagttgacccaactcgtcgatttaTCTCTTCAAATCGTTGAGTTTCCCTAATGTCTTATCAGATCGCGAAAAatcccatcaactcgtcgagttcaccaatGAACTCACCTAGTTGGCCAGGAATCCAGCATgttaatgcattaagctgtttCTAATGGATCCAAGGGACCCAAACCTCAAATCTCTTCCATAAGGCATTAAACTCAAACCTTAGGTTCTTTAAAGAgggtcttgacccattaagccctAAAACTCCCATATCAACATCCCAAAACACAGATCTGATGTCTAAAGGTAGGCAAAACACGtagagtttccaactttacgtccatgcatgctaGAAATACCCTATAAGGCTCATTTATGACTTCATAATGGACATATTCCATTCATGGGACACAGGGACcaataaattttgcaactttaagcTTCAAGAGGTCATGAAGCGGTTAGATCTAGCTTGACAACCCCTGGAATCCTCATCTTTCGGACGACTCAACCAAAACCCCCAAAATCATGCATAAACTTCaaataaggagatctagatgaatATATGGCAAGGtgacgactttatacctcaaaaatgCTTCCTTTGAAGAAGAGCTTTTGGATCTAAAGACCCTTCTTCAAGCTAGATGCTTCCCACCTTCAAGCTCCTTTCAAGAATCACCAAAAACCACTCTTTTAAGCTCACCACACTCAAGATGTAAGATGGAAtgcaaatctagggtttctatgGATAGGGAGGATAGTCAAGAGGCCAACCAAGAGggtttaaaacctttatataggTTGCAAcgcccgaaaattagggtttcatctttgGTCGTCAACTCTTCGAGTTGGGgccccttaactcgtcgagttggacccTTAAACTCCACAGCCAAATAGATTCCTGCACGACGAGTCGGAgctccccaactcatcgagttccagccCAAATCCTTAAAAAATGCTaagaaatgaataatacctgggccAAGCTTTACAAGCAGCATGCcctatgggttatcaacaaccttgACGACTATCAATGGTTCCAGTAGGCTAACAGCATGCCCTATGGGCTATTAACAACCTTAGGGACTGTGAGCAGTCCCAATGGGCTAACAACATGCCATGGATCTATCAGCAACTTAATAACACATaacaataatcaacaaataaGACCCAACTGGTCAGCTTGCACACACACTATGGCATAAGTAATAAAGTAAGAAAACTCCCCTCGCAGATAGCAGCTAAACACATCAGCACTCACACAGTGCAGATCGGTACTACAAGACACCTAACAAAAATAAGGAAGTACCATGTTAGCCTACACCCTAAAACCCTTAAATTGACCAAAAGCcctccctggtcaaagtcaacatcagaTGATCGTCACATCGCGGCCACCCATTGATCACGTTGATATAATGTTAAGACAAAACAGTTGCAAAGCTATCCATCACCCCGTCGTGACAATCAACCCGTCACGACGTGGGAATCGCTCTTGACAACTTAATgctttaagctcttaatccttcaaTCCAGTCACTTAAACTTTCCAGAAGTCTTTCTTCATCCCAAATCACCataaaaattattgttttttGGACATGCATTTCCTGAACACAAGCTAAGTCAAAATGAAGGAAAATTGAGACCAAATCTCATGCATGGAACTCACAACTCACTAACTTTCAAGCTCCGGGACAAGGGACTACAAATGAGTGACAAGAACTCAGAaggttgctaactttatgattttcCAACATTCAAAACCTCCTTAGACATTGCGAAAAATGAGCAAAATGTAGATCTAGCATGCTTGAACTACAAAGGAAagaacttgaggacttacaacAGTCCTAAAATAGCTCAAGATGATGATGGAGAGGCTTGCTAAATGCGATAATGCACCAAAAcacattttcttcttcttcaaggctaaaaatgaatATGGTTCCTTGGAGAGCAAtagggaggtgatggaggctaaaAGTGTGCAAAACCATAGCTCTCACTTCCCAAAAATAGGGCAcaagtagggatgagcatatgaaccggggaaccggccggaaccggaaccggtaccggaactggcacccgatggaaccggtcgggccgggaccgatACTAAAATTTCATCAATTTTTGGAACCGGGACATTGTAAGAACCGGTCATTGGAACCGGCCCAAAACCGGGAACCGGACCGGATAGACTTTAAAAAAAAATCGTTGCTTTTTGTGGTTTGGACTTTGGAGTTCTAATTTGGACGTAAAAAAAAGTGATTGTAAAACAAAAAACCCAATTTACATCTATTTTAATTGACAGATGAATAAAAAGTCTCAATCCTTGAATATTTTCTTCTCTTTCGGAGCATGCAAATATTGTTTGCAGGACGAGAAACAATAGTGTGTTTTTCCATAAAAGGAATAACACATACACTAAGAATCATAAAATAACCCATACTAACTTTATCTCAATAATACATTCGTTAAAGTAATACCAATATCACGTTTGGATGATTAGATCATTTAGAATCAAGAAAATAAAAACTAACCAATACATTCGAACACGTTTAGATCGTTAAAAAGTAAACTTTTGCTCATGCCTACGTATAATGCACTGCTTATAAATATCATATCCTAAATACACCAATATCATCAATAACACAATTTTCGAGGTTTCAAATTTGCAAGATTTTAATCCACATATTAGAACAGTTAATCTTCTTATGTACGTATGATTCGGatacttaacaaaaacaaacaaaatacaataatatgtatgtttatatactcaatgtatatgtatataaaaaaccTAACAGTTTTGCATTTATGTTATTGATCTTCGAGATTATAATCACATTCAATAACTGGGCATAAAGCGAAACCGTAACCCCAAAATACgttgctatttctcgaagatcggtTCCAAAATCGAAAACCCGGCAAAAACCGGACCCGGAACCGAAAGCGatagaaccggaaccggtagaaccgccgggccggttcggttcttattttggccgaagccggttttCGGGTCGGGCCGATtccggccggttcggttcttTTGTTCATGCCTAGGCACAAGTCTCGAAATAAGGGTTAAACACCCAGGTGGCCATCATATTGTGACACACAAAATGGATGCGTGTTTCACTCATCGATGGCCACGTAATAACCATCTCAAGATCCATATTTTTACGTCTTTAATAGCCCATGACATAAATGAACCATTTACCGAGAATAGATGTGAAAAATTTTATCTTATTTGAATGGTTAACTTATCAAAAAGAATACCTGTGCAAATTGGATGTTACAAATTAATTACGCAGGTGATTTACTAACGGATTTGCCATGgattatggtttttattaaataaattaattttgtggGTATTACATGAGTGATTTACCCACGAATTTTcaacatattatatttttatataaattcttTTTGTATGTGAAAGAAACATAAAATCAATATCTACGATaaccttttttcaaaaaaaaaaaaataataaataaataaaaatcccGATACGGTCTTAAACCGGCTCATTGCACTTGGTATCCCTGTGTaatctttgtttttctttgtgtgttAGACACAACAGCTTATCTAATAAGAAATCCTTGGAATGCCTCACATTGTTGGATATTTAACAAGAAATCATCTATATATGAAGAAACCCACAAGGAGGTTAGAGATTTAACcaagatttaaaaataaaaataaaaaaaaaaaaaaaaaaaaaaaaaacttgaaaagccTGTTAGTGTTGAGTTCTTAATTTCTAGAAATAATTTCTCGAATACACATAAACGATCTTGAGTTCTTGATTTAAGTAAAGGATCTCTCGAACCTACATAAATgttattgacttcttgatttatgAATACAATTTCTCGAACACGCATTAACATTATTGATTTCTTGATTTCTGGAAATATTATGCCGAAGATGTTGGCTGAAAAAGATGATTGAAGATGTCGTCAGAGGTGGAAAAGTCGCTAAAGGTGACAACATAGCCGATCCTAAGGATTCAAATGTCCGAGACAAGGTGAAAAAAAAGGCCCTTAGACATTAACGTGTAACTAATTAATTacatatattaatattttttttaaaatgatgaTAAACTTTTTAGCAATAAACATAGCAAAATCATAGTATTTTATTAAGTAATTACATATCGCAACGCTAACCAACTACGTGTGAACAAGTATTCAAGAATCATTCAACATGACAACATCCATTCATGATTCAACATTCAAGATTTCAAGTATTCAGGAATCATTGAGTGATTGAATCAATAATACGACCCGGGGTATTTTTTGGAAGAACATTCCAATTTTCAGTTTTTGAGTTAGTTTAGGATTCCAACAATGACAACATTCATTAATGATTTAACATTAAATATTTCAAGTATTCAAGAATCAATAATCAAGAATCAGGATTTCAAGGAAAACTGATAATGATAATTGATAAAACATCAAAACTGATAAAAACTAAATCTATCAATATAATGTAATTGATAATTATAATTGTCTAATTATCTAATTGATAAACTGTAAAATTATATTTGATATAACCGTTTACTTGATTGAGTGATTGTCGACCTAATTAGACAATTAGTGATTACAGAATATAGATTAAAACCGACTGATGCCCTTGAATGTTGTTGTCGTTGATGTTTAGCTATCTCGCTGAGGTTGAGTTGTCGATCTCCTTTGATGCTGCTATCATTGCTGACCTGTTGTGTCGCTTAGAGGAATAGAGGCTTAGAGCAAAAGGAGAATTAGTGAATAACGATTTACGAATTGGTTGTATCACATTGCCCATGCCGCCTGCTGCCTTACGTGACCCATTAGTGGACAATTTGTCTATTTTGCATTGACTTTACTTTGAGCCAAAACTGATATCGTATATtagtattaaaaaaaattgagcCCCAAAAGATGAAGGCCCTGTGCATGTGCACAGGTTGCACACCTCATCACCGGCATTAGGTGGTTGCCAAAGACGTTGTTAGAGGTGAACTCAGacataaaaaatgattttatctACAATAGTTGGTATCAATCATGCGTATTCAACAACAAAAAAAGTTCTACAGGATAACAAATGCCCCAGAAAAGTTCTAAGAGCTAACAAATGCGCCAAATATGTACATATGGATTTTAAAATAATGGGAAGATGGAATACTCATAATCAAACCTATTCAAACATATAAACATCATTTTTCAGGAAAAACTTTTATTTGTAATGTGAAGTATAAACAAGGATGCAAAAGTATCTCTTCATAAGTTAAAAAGGATGAAAAtgaaaatcatgaattttgaagTCTTCTTAGCAACTAGACTTTGTTTGCAAAAATAAGTTAGTTTATTGTAATTTATTGTTTGATAAAAGCATAAAGAATAAGTTATTTTAGTTTACCAACTAGCTTATAAAACTATAAAGTATCTTTTGAGAAGCTACTTTTAAAAagcttgattttttttcaaaaatattgcAAATTTGTAATTAATTGTGTGTATTATCTTCTATTTTAGTTATATCTAATTGTTCATTTATCATTTGATATTGCAATTTAGATTATAAGATAATTTTACCAAACACTACTAATtcataaaataaattattagcTAACaactaattttaaaattaaattctaGCTTTTCATCTAATATTTCAATTACCTCCATCCAACATATTGATATGTACCAAAGCATTAGACAAGTGAGAGGGGCTAACCACCCTTCCCCCACACCTCTATTAATCCCATACAAGGATATTTTGTTAGGGGTTTTATATaagtacttttttttttcaatttcatccCTTCTATTTGACTTTTTATCTTTTGTTGTTTTCTTACTTTTGTTTTTTCTcctattttgtttttttgttgtttttaattcttgtttaacttatttatttatttatttatttatttatttatttattattattattattattattattattattattattataaattccATGCAAAATTTTAACATTCGAACGACATTATAAATTCGAACGGGTATATAAAATCggttttttttaatgttaatattattattgttataaattataaaaattattattattattattattattattattattattattattttgttcgaaatttataataataataacaataataatattcatattaaaatattaaaaatagatTTTATATAGCCATTAGAATTTATAATGTCATCCGAATGTAAAAATTTTATgcgaaatttataataataataaagaattaaaaataataaaaataaacaagatggtaaaagcaaaaaagaaaataaaacaaaagagaaaaaaaataatatcaaatcaaatgttaaaattttgatttgattGATTTAAGGGGATAAATATGGTTAAGAGGTATACTTAGGCTCGAGGGAATGGCTCGCGAGCCGTACTTGCCTCCAGCTCGTTAAGGCTGTTAAGCCCACTCCTTACAAAAGTGTTACGCTTCTTGCCACAAGAAAGTCGCCAACTTGCTAGCGATGGGAAAGAAAAAAAGGTTGGAATATGAAGCCTCTCATTggtttcttttttttgttttttttctttttttttctttttcaaaataaaaataatataagatTAGGGTGTTACCGCTCCCTACATTTTGTCTACCACTCTATTCATCCTATATGGCTCAAAAAAATCTTATATGGCCTTTAAAACTCCTATGTGGCAACATGCTAAAGATGTTAGGCTAGAGGGAATGGTAACACTCCTACCACCTTGACATGTCATTTTTTGAATGTCACCTCATttttttgtcttaacatctcatTCTTGCCATTTCAAAGGAAATGGTAACACTCTAACACTCcaaaaaaaaatttccaaatttaattaagttatattattttaatatccaAAATATTACGTCGGTtcgtagagagaggaagaaacgAAAGCAAATCACACTTGTATAATGAAAACCGAAACATTAATTTATAGAcgtaaatattaaataatatacgTTAGTAGAATTTATTGATTAAACTTTCAAATTTTAAACTTCAAACGTTACCTTCATAAAGAATATAAATTTTTTTGGTCCACTGTATTCATTCAAAAGAAGAACGTGACCCCACACGCCACACAACAAAACAaagtgctctctctctctctctctctctcttctactGGTCTGCTACAATAAATTCAATCAATTGCGCATCCGTTAAACGCCGGTGGAGTTTTTCGCGCCTCCATTAAACGTCAGTGGAGTTTTTAGTAGTAATCGAAGAAGAAGAATGAGTGCATCagctgtaacgacccgtctccggtatgatgattccttggtatttattttgaagttttgcaagagggactcggcgagttcatagcctaactcgccgagtagggacgggatttcaagcacgtgttagctggcgactcggcgagtccatattctggactcggcgagtctgtccgtctgggagaaaccctaaatccccgggttgcccactatttaagccaccttatggcctccattctcgcctccttcaccctcagaagctgtgagaaaaccctaattcgttcttgagtgattttaagtgatcttgtgtgcatttgtgaaggcttgaagaaggagaagaagaaaggagcaaggagaaggattgtagagcagagattcaagggaaagcaagagctctttgaggtattcttcagatttccttccctttaTTGCTTTAAAACCCCGTCTCTAGATCTAGTTGAttcttttctcaagccttatgttgatatggaaaccCTATTATGCCGAGATATCCTTAAATCTGTTTATTTAGGAGTTGTAgcacccagatctattgcctttatggagctattttgcatattaaccctagatctaccccttttaagcatcttttagcctttattcccttgttcatgtgtttgtacacgtaaagttggaaactttacgtggtaaatcagcttattggactcagatctatcttgtgtatgtattggattcgagcagaatcgagtgtagaatagttgcatggcggtgactcggcgagtcgagtcgcgagtccccgatttcttccttttgagcggtgtcgagtgggtccagtgagtagtggagtggactcagcgagtttgagggtagactcagtgatggagggactcggcgagttcttcatacaactcggcgagtccaaggcaatcttcttaagctcaagaacaactcgtcgatttgttcatatgactcggcgagtcggatgaagattgtctgagttcttggatcgagagggtactcgtcgagtcgatgtcatactcgacgagtagccacgagtaggattgagaagtgagattagagactcagtgagttggcggcccaactcggcgagtcaggtcaactgtgggttgactttgaccaagagttgactttgacctagagttgactttgaccaagggtaaaagagtcattttacccagtgcagtgtttagtatttgattgagtgtgtttatggacttgtagccggggagataccagagcagcagcagttagccctcagagccattcactcagcagccagttcacgaggtgagtttccttccagtaggaatgggtctaaggccacaatgccgacccgtttagctagtagtagtattcggattttgatccgatgcagtagttagcatgtttgatgccttcgtggctcagacaggatttatgtgtgatcatgctagtgatatgtttatgctatgttcagtcagcttcggacttcagtccgatgtcagcttcggacttcggttcgatgtaggggacaaggtcccagtcagcttcggatttcggtccgatgtcagcttcggacttcggttcgatgtaggggacaaggtcccagtcagcttcggatttcggtccgatgtcagcttcggacttcggtccgatggagggggcaaggccccagtcagttagcttcgggcttcggtccgatgtaggggacaaggtcccagttagtcagcttcggacttcggttcgatggagggggaaaggccccagtatgtgcttgatatgttatcgtatggtatgtggtagtttgggggagctcactaagcttcgtgcttacagtttcagttttggtttcaggtacttccgcaagcagagggaagagctcgggatgatggcatcgcacacaccacagcttcagcttttatcctgggagttgatttagtctttgattttgatatgacatagatatgtttcagttttccgcacagtgtttttattatgtttgggatacatcacgtatggttttatgatatgacactcagattatggtttttggttatattgaaaaatgaaatttttgggtcgtatttttgggtcgtttcatcaGCAATGATTTCCAGGGGGAAGGGGGCTGTTTGGTTGCCTTGTTTGACAGGAAGGGAAAAGTAGAAAATGAGAAGCTGTACCAATCAGATTACAACTCCATCCCCTCTCTCCTCTCGCTATGTATGTAGCGATTCCTCTTTGGCGACTCCCCTAATGAATGCTAAGGTGTGGTGTTTTGTGTCCACAGCGAGGCTAACGAGCGATGGTAGCGAGGGTCCCTCCGTTTAGTCTTATAGCACAACCCATTTTGTTACCCTATAAAGTAATTAACATTCTTTTTACTATTCTTTTAAATGTTTACAACATCACCATCACTACACTCGGGTAGGCCATATTTCTTTTCCACACGACTTAAAAAACATGCCATAATTAATACAATCTTGACTATAAGTAGCTTACATATGTAGATAGCTGACATGATATAGTCTACTAATTTTTTGTCATTCAACTTTCGGAATTCCattatttatgtatttgagaattccattatttatttaagttatacTGAGGCATTTTATGAAAACGAATATTATGAAGCACCAATATTTTTACTATGATACAAATATGCAATCATCATTTATATAAAAAGAGAACGATACGTTACAACTACTATGAAATTTAGCAACTCTTTTGCTTTAATTAAAAATCCTTACCTTACAACACATGACCATGCATGAATATAAAGATACCTAGCGTAAACTCCACCAACTGTACTATGTACCAATGTGGACGATGAACTCAACTTTGTTTCTTGCTATTTAATCCACCAAACGACATATTGTGTTTCTTAAATCGAATCGATCTTTTTCATGGAGTTCTCTATGATGCAAAACCTAGAATCTCAACCTTTATGGCTCCTTCTTCTACTCACTATTGCTTTTCTTTCTCTTACAAAAACATCCCTCAAACTTTTGAATTGGGTGTTTGTTCATTTCCTCAGACCCGCAAAAGACCTCAAAAAATACGGGTCATGGGCATTGGTTACGGGTCCTACAGATGGTATTGGTAAAGCGTTTGCTTTCCAACTAGCTAGCACAGGACTAAATTTGGTTCTTGTGGGTCGAAACATTGATAAACTAAATGATGTTTCAAGTTCAATTCGAGATAAATTCAAACAAACCCAAATCAAGATTGCAGTGGTTGATTTTTGTGGTGATTTAACTCATGGAATTGAGAAGATTAAGGAAACAATTGATGGTTTAGAAGTTGGAGTTTTGATCAATAATGTTGGGGTTTCTTATCCATATGCTAGATTTTTTCATGAAGTCGATGATAAATTGTTGTGTGATGTGATTAAGGTTAATGTTGAAGGGACCACAAAAGTTACGCGGGTTGTGTTGTCGGGAATGATCGAAAGAAAAAAAGGAGCTATTGTTAATATTGGGTCGGGTGTTGCAGTTGTTATGCCTTCTGATCCTCTTTATACACTTTATGCCGCTACTAAAGCGTACGATCTTCTCCAACTTTAGCTACATTTTTTAAATAAAGATTGTAGAGTATCTAGTATTTTAGTCGTACAAAAATGAAAACTCATATTATATGTGACATCTAAGTCTAACTTTCTTGCACTTGGAacattaattatgatttatgtcACCATGTTGGTGCTCAAACCAGTTATAGGGGAAGGGGCAGACGTGTGTTGTGACACAAGATATGCACTTACATAACCTAATTTTCACCTATTATGGTAATTtacaataaaacaatttttatatattaaatattaattagttAATATTGCGTACCATTAAATCACTAATCCAATACATGCATGTGCTTTGATCCAAGTATTATCATTAGTTTTTATGTTTG includes:
- the LOC111908864 gene encoding very-long-chain 3-oxoacyl-CoA reductase 1: MEFSMMQNLESQPLWLLLLLTIAFLSLTKTSLKLLNWVFVHFLRPAKDLKKYGSWALVTGPTDGIGKAFAFQLASTGLNLVLVGRNIDKLNDVSSSIRDKFKQTQIKIAVVDFCGDLTHGIEKIKETIDGLEVGVLINNVGVSYPYARFFHEVDDKLLCDVIKVNVEGTTKVTRVVLSGMIERKKGAIVNIGSGVAVVMPSDPLYTLYAATKAYIDQFSRCLYAEYKNSGIDVQCQVPLYVATKMSALRRSSFFVASTDSYAQAAIRYIGYEPQCTPYWPHSILWALARLLPEYIIEAWWLGVCLAIRKRGKLKECRKKNVSN